A genomic region of Pseudoxanthomonas suwonensis contains the following coding sequences:
- a CDS encoding DUF1622 domain-containing protein codes for MLREWLYALSEPVIAAIDLMALLLIAGATVYTFIAVVGMVLSREKDGHRRRALWLNYARWLVAGLTFQLAADIIESSIAPSWEAIGQLGAIAAIRTFLNYFLERDVAEIRERDAGSSHPATQAHKG; via the coding sequence ATGCTGAGGGAATGGCTGTACGCGCTGAGCGAACCGGTGATCGCCGCCATCGACCTGATGGCGCTGCTGCTGATCGCCGGGGCCACCGTGTACACCTTCATCGCGGTGGTCGGCATGGTGCTGTCACGCGAGAAGGACGGTCACAGGCGCCGAGCGCTGTGGCTGAACTACGCGCGCTGGCTGGTGGCCGGACTGACCTTCCAGCTGGCCGCGGACATCATCGAGTCCTCGATCGCGCCCTCGTGGGAGGCGATCGGCCAGCTCGGCGCGATCGCAGCGATCCGCACGTTCCTGAACTACTTCCTCGAGCGCGACGTGGCCGAGATCCGCGAGCGCGATGCCGGGTCGTCGCATCCGGCCACGCAGGCGCACAAGGGTTGA
- a CDS encoding formylglycine-generating enzyme family protein: protein MNIETNRPPVLDEMVKVPGGTFTMGSDHHYPEEKPAHKVRVDGFWIDRHLVSNRQFARFVAETGHVTLAEKPVDPDDYPGADPALLAPASVVLMPPPGRVDLRNHYNWWQYVPGADWRHPRGPDSSIEGLEDHPVVHVAYEDALAYARWAGKELPTEAEWEYASKGGSDGSEFAWGDELVPDGRYMANTWQGEFPWEQQALDGYPWTSPVGAFPANGYGLFDMIGNVWEWTVDWYQDHGRIQRTCCTLDNPRGGSAEDSADPRTPQLRIPRRVTKGGSHACAPNYCRRYRPAARMAQPVDTSTSHVGFRCIVREPGEG, encoded by the coding sequence ATGAACATCGAGACCAACCGCCCACCGGTCCTCGACGAGATGGTGAAGGTGCCTGGCGGCACCTTCACCATGGGCTCGGACCACCACTACCCGGAGGAGAAGCCGGCCCACAAGGTGCGGGTGGACGGGTTCTGGATCGACCGGCACCTGGTGAGCAACCGCCAGTTCGCGCGCTTCGTCGCCGAGACGGGCCACGTCACCCTGGCCGAGAAGCCTGTCGACCCGGACGACTATCCCGGCGCCGACCCGGCGCTGCTGGCGCCGGCCTCGGTGGTACTGATGCCGCCACCGGGGCGGGTGGACCTGCGCAACCACTACAACTGGTGGCAGTACGTCCCCGGCGCCGACTGGCGCCATCCGCGTGGGCCGGACAGTTCGATCGAAGGCCTGGAAGACCACCCGGTCGTGCACGTGGCCTACGAGGATGCGCTGGCCTACGCGCGCTGGGCCGGCAAGGAGCTGCCGACCGAGGCCGAATGGGAGTACGCATCCAAGGGCGGCAGCGACGGCAGCGAGTTCGCCTGGGGCGACGAGCTGGTGCCCGACGGGCGCTACATGGCCAACACCTGGCAGGGCGAATTTCCGTGGGAGCAGCAGGCGCTGGACGGTTATCCGTGGACCTCGCCGGTCGGCGCATTCCCGGCCAATGGCTACGGCCTGTTCGACATGATCGGCAACGTCTGGGAATGGACCGTGGACTGGTACCAGGACCATGGCCGCATCCAGCGCACCTGCTGCACCCTGGACAACCCGCGCGGCGGCAGCGCCGAGGACAGCGCCGACCCGCGCACGCCGCAGCTGCGCATCCCGCGCCGGGTCACCAAGGGCGGCTCGCACGCCTGCGCACCGAACTACTGCCGGCGCTACCGGCCGGCGGCGCGGATGGCGCAGCCGGTCGATACCTCGACCTCGCACGTCGGCTTTCGCTGCATCGTCCGCGAGCCCGGGGAGGGATGA
- a CDS encoding arylsulfatase → MSRTFNGTISLDIRDSEPDWEAFLDAKAPKDAPNVLVILYDDTGQAAWSPYGGRIEMPTLDRLAKNGLTYTQWHTTSVCSPTRSCFLTGRNHHSNGFGTIAESAAGFPGYAGHIPPENATIATVLRDAGWSTFWVGKNHNVPVDAFDIGANRKHWPLGLGYDRFYGFIGGETNQWYPELIEDNHFVQQPYMPEEGYHFSRDIVDKAIGFIRDTRQSRADKPWYLWLCPGANHAPHHAPQEYIDKYKGKFDDGYDAYRTWVLARMIEKGILPDGTALTPFNPMSDGTFVEADGVRPWDTLSADEKRLFSRMAEVYAAFSEYTDVQIGRLVDYLEESGQLDNTLILYCADNGASGEGSPDGSVNENRFFNGYPDDIESNLAMIDRLGSPDTYNHYPTGWAVAFSTPYRMFKRYSQYAGGTCDPLVVHWPKGIKARGEVRNQYHHCTDIVPTILECCGIRFPDVVEGVKQAPLHGVSMRYSFDDAGTPTRKETQYYEMLSTRGIWHKGWKAATEHGPMINTGKFDQDRWQLFHTDEDRAEAHDLADRHPEKVKELAALWLAEAEKYNALPLNDYGVVGIHSLEYKVAPPEDGRYVYYPGTTEVPEASAARTLGASFKILAEVEFTADSQGVVVSQGSRFGGYTLFVKDDKLNFVYNFLGIPPEQKLAGPVPAPGKHVVGVEFKKASISEKNETLGTTTLYVDDEAIGSADMRTNSGHYSLAGEGLAVGYDSGDPVSKEYPPGFPFKGGRVIKVIYDVADDAYIDIERRFAAALARD, encoded by the coding sequence ATGAGCCGGACGTTCAACGGAACCATCAGCCTCGACATCCGCGATTCGGAACCGGACTGGGAAGCCTTCCTCGACGCCAAGGCGCCGAAGGACGCGCCCAACGTGCTGGTGATCCTGTACGACGATACGGGCCAGGCGGCCTGGTCGCCGTACGGCGGCCGGATCGAGATGCCTACCCTCGACAGGCTGGCGAAGAACGGACTGACGTATACGCAATGGCACACCACGTCGGTATGCTCGCCCACCCGCTCGTGCTTCCTGACCGGCCGCAACCACCACTCCAATGGCTTCGGCACGATCGCCGAGTCGGCGGCCGGGTTCCCCGGCTATGCCGGCCACATCCCGCCGGAGAACGCGACCATCGCCACGGTCCTGCGCGACGCGGGATGGAGCACCTTCTGGGTCGGCAAGAACCACAACGTGCCGGTGGACGCCTTCGACATCGGCGCAAACCGCAAGCACTGGCCGCTGGGGCTGGGCTATGACCGCTTCTACGGCTTCATCGGCGGCGAGACCAACCAGTGGTACCCGGAACTGATCGAGGACAACCACTTCGTCCAGCAGCCATACATGCCCGAGGAGGGTTACCACTTCTCGCGGGACATCGTCGACAAGGCGATCGGCTTCATCCGCGACACCCGACAGTCGCGCGCCGACAAGCCCTGGTACCTGTGGCTGTGCCCCGGCGCCAACCACGCCCCGCACCACGCGCCCCAGGAGTACATCGACAAGTACAAGGGCAAGTTCGACGATGGCTACGACGCCTACCGGACGTGGGTGCTGGCGCGGATGATCGAGAAGGGCATCCTGCCCGACGGCACCGCGTTGACCCCGTTCAACCCGATGAGCGACGGCACGTTCGTGGAGGCTGATGGCGTGCGGCCCTGGGACACGCTGTCGGCCGACGAGAAGCGCCTGTTCAGCCGGATGGCCGAGGTGTATGCGGCGTTCTCGGAATACACCGACGTGCAGATCGGGCGCCTGGTCGACTACCTGGAGGAATCGGGCCAGCTGGACAACACGCTGATCCTCTACTGCGCCGACAACGGTGCCTCCGGCGAAGGCAGCCCCGACGGATCGGTCAACGAGAACCGGTTCTTCAACGGCTATCCCGATGACATCGAGTCGAACCTGGCGATGATCGACCGGCTCGGTTCGCCCGACACCTACAACCACTATCCCACCGGCTGGGCGGTCGCATTCAGCACGCCGTACCGGATGTTCAAGCGCTATTCCCAATACGCAGGAGGCACCTGCGACCCGCTGGTCGTGCACTGGCCGAAGGGCATCAAGGCCAGGGGCGAGGTGCGGAACCAATACCACCATTGCACCGACATCGTGCCCACCATCCTCGAATGCTGCGGAATCCGGTTCCCGGACGTCGTGGAAGGCGTAAAGCAGGCGCCGCTCCACGGCGTATCGATGCGCTACAGCTTCGACGATGCCGGGACGCCCACACGCAAGGAAACCCAGTACTACGAGATGCTCAGCACGCGCGGCATCTGGCACAAGGGCTGGAAGGCGGCCACGGAACACGGCCCGATGATCAACACCGGCAAGTTCGACCAGGACCGCTGGCAGCTGTTCCACACCGACGAGGACCGCGCCGAGGCGCACGACCTGGCGGACAGGCATCCGGAGAAGGTCAAGGAACTGGCCGCGCTCTGGCTGGCCGAGGCGGAGAAGTACAACGCCCTGCCGCTCAACGACTATGGTGTGGTCGGCATCCATTCGCTGGAGTACAAGGTGGCGCCGCCCGAGGACGGCCGCTACGTCTACTATCCGGGTACGACGGAGGTGCCCGAGGCTTCGGCCGCGAGGACGCTGGGCGCGTCGTTCAAGATCCTGGCCGAGGTCGAGTTCACCGCCGATTCGCAGGGCGTGGTCGTATCGCAGGGCTCGCGCTTCGGCGGCTATACCCTGTTCGTCAAGGACGACAAGCTCAATTTCGTCTACAACTTCCTCGGCATCCCGCCCGAGCAGAAGCTCGCCGGCCCGGTGCCGGCGCCGGGCAAGCACGTCGTCGGCGTCGAGTTCAAGAAGGCCTCGATCAGCGAGAAGAACGAAACGCTGGGCACGACGACGCTGTACGTGGATGACGAGGCCATCGGCAGCGCCGACATGCGCACCAACAGCGGCCACTACTCGCTGGCGGGCGAGGGCCTGGCCGTCGGCTACGACAGCGGCGACCCGGTGTCGAAGGAGTACCCGCCGGGCTTCCCCTTCAAGGGCGGCCGGGTCATCAAGGTGATCTACGACGTGGCCGACGACGCCTACATCGACATCGAGCGGCGGTTCGCCGCGGCGCTGGCCAGGGACTGA
- a CDS encoding HAD family hydrolase, with protein sequence MTASVLPSWKDSPTRTAIVDFVQRVTAEGSPDHLPPEARIAVFDNDGTLWCEQPFPIQTGFLFGKLAEQVKADPLLGAKQPWKAVVENDHAWLGNAITKHYGGDDSDLKVMAAGLLSAYAGERVEDFAAKAEAFLRNSENPVLKRPNLKTAYAPMRELLRYLADNGFTSYIVSGGGRDFIRPIARELYGVPPERVVGTSVELEYREDAEGRPGLYHTPKLEVFDDGPTKVARIWSRIGARPVFAAGNANGDLPMLKATTWDAPASLALVVHHDDGEREPAYTAGAEKLLQAANENGWAVASVKNDWTTVFVD encoded by the coding sequence ATGACCGCAAGCGTGCTCCCCAGCTGGAAGGACAGTCCGACCCGGACCGCGATCGTCGATTTCGTGCAGCGCGTGACCGCCGAGGGTTCGCCGGACCACCTGCCGCCCGAGGCGCGCATCGCCGTGTTCGACAACGACGGCACCCTGTGGTGCGAGCAGCCGTTCCCGATCCAGACCGGCTTCCTGTTCGGCAAGCTCGCCGAGCAGGTCAAGGCCGATCCATTGCTGGGCGCGAAACAACCCTGGAAGGCGGTGGTCGAGAACGACCATGCGTGGCTGGGCAACGCCATCACCAAGCACTACGGCGGCGACGACAGCGACCTGAAGGTGATGGCGGCGGGGCTGCTGTCGGCCTATGCCGGCGAGCGTGTGGAGGATTTCGCGGCGAAGGCCGAAGCATTCCTGCGCAATTCGGAGAATCCGGTGCTCAAGCGCCCCAACCTCAAGACGGCCTACGCGCCGATGCGCGAGCTGCTGCGCTACCTGGCCGACAATGGCTTCACCAGCTACATCGTTTCCGGCGGCGGCCGCGACTTCATACGCCCGATTGCTCGCGAACTCTACGGAGTGCCGCCGGAGCGCGTGGTCGGCACGAGCGTCGAACTGGAATACCGCGAAGACGCCGAGGGCAGGCCGGGCCTGTACCACACGCCGAAGCTGGAGGTGTTCGACGACGGCCCGACCAAGGTCGCGCGCATCTGGAGCCGGATCGGCGCGCGGCCGGTGTTCGCGGCCGGCAACGCCAACGGCGACCTGCCGATGCTCAAGGCCACGACCTGGGACGCGCCCGCATCGCTGGCGCTGGTCGTGCACCACGACGACGGCGAGCGCGAGCCGGCGTACACCGCGGGCGCCGAGAAGCTGCTGCAGGCAGCCAATGAAAACGGCTGGGCGGTGGCGAGCGTGAAGAACGACTGGACAACGGTTTTCGTCGACTGA
- a CDS encoding DUF1254 domain-containing protein encodes MATANESQAVPYRSRSLNPANPGLRNGAGAPAVLANERYVEALARVVYIWGHALVNVFGRTGTWELMKGHGAGMAMGLFPGSPKNRMGYVDDYLPAAQRKIVTPNNDTIYGACFADLGEEPVVVQTPADVPEGHYWTIQIVDAFTTVTHQLGSASATPAGKYLLVGPDWTGDAPPGFARVLRSPTNLAVIMARSFAARTAEAKARARAVLNQMGATPLSEDAPGRREFDCEASARNKVYPKDLTAEMLAADPDLLRNRPVHGDTFWEELEKALDANPKVGPDDAAMAEQARTLIALRKSDPRWKGLLDRAALAADTELYEGARYEQVGVDCGNGWQRQENGGTWGTDWFGRAQAAAIYIFVNDYHEATYFIRGVDAKGELLQGRYRYTMRFEKDQLPPVDRARGGFWSLTMYDRDYFMMPTSPNGRHNIGSVNLDANELRFAADGSLTLVLSHEEPVDQDDKANWLPAPGEQFALLVRAYVPTGPILDGSYKLPDVERS; translated from the coding sequence ATGGCGACCGCGAACGAATCCCAGGCCGTCCCCTACCGCTCGCGATCCTTGAATCCGGCCAATCCCGGGCTCAGGAACGGGGCCGGCGCGCCGGCGGTCCTGGCCAACGAGCGTTACGTGGAGGCGCTTGCCCGCGTCGTTTACATCTGGGGCCATGCGTTGGTGAACGTGTTCGGCCGTACCGGCACATGGGAGCTGATGAAAGGTCACGGCGCAGGCATGGCAATGGGTCTGTTCCCGGGGTCGCCCAAGAACCGCATGGGCTATGTCGACGATTACCTGCCGGCTGCGCAGCGCAAGATCGTTACGCCCAACAACGACACGATCTACGGCGCCTGCTTCGCGGATCTCGGCGAGGAACCGGTGGTGGTGCAGACACCGGCGGACGTGCCCGAAGGCCACTACTGGACGATCCAGATCGTCGACGCGTTCACCACGGTCACCCACCAGCTGGGCTCTGCGTCCGCCACGCCGGCCGGCAAGTACCTGCTGGTCGGTCCGGACTGGACGGGCGACGCGCCACCTGGGTTCGCAAGGGTATTGCGATCGCCGACCAACCTGGCCGTGATCATGGCCCGCAGTTTCGCGGCGCGCACGGCCGAGGCAAAGGCCCGGGCGCGGGCGGTGCTCAACCAGATGGGCGCGACGCCCCTGAGCGAGGACGCCCCGGGGCGGCGTGAGTTCGACTGCGAGGCGAGCGCGCGCAACAAGGTCTACCCGAAGGACCTGACCGCCGAGATGCTGGCGGCCGACCCCGACCTTCTCCGCAACCGGCCTGTCCATGGCGACACCTTCTGGGAGGAACTGGAGAAGGCGCTCGATGCCAATCCGAAGGTGGGTCCCGACGACGCGGCCATGGCAGAGCAGGCGCGCACCCTGATCGCATTGCGCAAGAGTGATCCTCGCTGGAAGGGCCTGCTCGATCGCGCGGCGCTCGCCGCCGACACCGAGCTGTACGAGGGTGCCCGCTACGAGCAGGTGGGAGTCGACTGCGGCAATGGCTGGCAGCGGCAGGAAAACGGCGGAACGTGGGGAACCGATTGGTTCGGGCGCGCGCAGGCAGCCGCGATCTACATCTTCGTCAACGACTATCACGAGGCCACCTATTTTATCCGTGGTGTCGACGCGAAGGGTGAGTTGCTTCAGGGGCGCTACCGCTACACCATGCGTTTCGAGAAGGACCAGCTGCCGCCCGTCGATCGCGCGCGCGGCGGCTTCTGGTCGCTCACCATGTACGACCGCGACTATTTCATGATGCCGACCAGCCCGAACGGGCGGCACAACATCGGCAGCGTGAACCTCGACGCCAACGAACTCCGATTTGCCGCCGACGGTTCGCTGACATTGGTGCTTTCACACGAGGAACCGGTTGACCAAGATGACAAGGCCAACTGGCTGCCTGCTCCCGGCGAGCAGTTCGCGCTCCTGGTCCGCGCCTATGTTCCGACAGGCCCGATCCTCGACGGAAGTTACAAGTTGCCCGATGTGGAGCGGTCTTGA
- a CDS encoding sensor histidine kinase gives MANVPASDVRELATPGKEGSPAFPRVGWLGQVLMLAAAFLVGLVGQFISFKLWIRPVNFSFAWIPGGVLLAILVLRPRREWPAWLSGVLAGCVCVALWRQASLLQALGIYLPNFIGVVLVALYLQGGNGRIFDTVPGFSRYFLLAVLLVPAVTGLTTAALVHSSGFRPGFSLLDLWLSLAPNFAMGYLLIGTMLLAFAGIQGRDVFQRWARVAEAMLIAIGLLLLSIGLWILVPASSVLLPLLLFAPVPLIMLAAMRFGSPGAALALFLVSVPAAWMGVYGGGQFRFDGEQMNAHVVQLWLLAVGFLVHALAIVSRQYESVRLLLTASHRHARSLAGRLMQGQEEERSRIARELHDDVNQQIASLAIAVSSLKRLSPDPVASGLDELHLSMLRLSEDVRRISHNLHPGLLEHVGLGAALDVLVREAAERWDGQILYEWEPGTSRPGTEATVCMYRIAQEALRNAIAHSQARHIRVQLEAGGDGYLLVVEDDGIGFDLEQIYLAGGLGLLSMQERAALQGGRIIIVSNPGAGTQVRASIPREARP, from the coding sequence ATGGCAAACGTACCGGCCAGCGACGTGCGCGAGTTGGCGACGCCGGGCAAGGAGGGCTCCCCCGCCTTTCCCCGGGTCGGCTGGCTGGGACAGGTGCTGATGCTGGCCGCGGCATTCCTGGTCGGCCTGGTCGGGCAGTTCATCTCGTTCAAGCTCTGGATCCGGCCGGTCAACTTCTCCTTCGCATGGATTCCGGGTGGAGTCCTGTTGGCCATCCTGGTCCTGCGTCCTCGCCGTGAATGGCCGGCCTGGCTGTCCGGTGTTCTCGCGGGGTGCGTCTGCGTGGCCCTTTGGAGGCAGGCGTCGCTCCTCCAGGCCCTGGGTATCTACCTGCCCAATTTCATCGGCGTGGTGCTGGTGGCGCTTTATCTGCAAGGCGGGAATGGCCGGATATTCGACACGGTCCCGGGCTTCAGCCGCTATTTTCTGCTGGCCGTCCTGCTCGTACCGGCCGTCACCGGCCTGACCACTGCGGCCCTGGTGCACAGCAGCGGATTCCGCCCGGGTTTCAGCCTGCTCGACCTGTGGCTTTCGCTTGCGCCCAACTTCGCGATGGGCTACCTGCTGATCGGGACGATGCTTCTGGCGTTCGCCGGAATCCAGGGGCGTGATGTTTTCCAGCGGTGGGCACGCGTGGCCGAGGCAATGCTCATCGCCATCGGGCTGCTGCTGCTGTCGATCGGGCTGTGGATCCTGGTGCCTGCGTCCAGTGTGCTGTTGCCGCTGCTGCTGTTCGCGCCGGTTCCACTGATCATGCTGGCGGCGATGCGCTTCGGTTCGCCGGGTGCGGCACTGGCGCTGTTCCTGGTGTCGGTGCCGGCGGCCTGGATGGGGGTCTACGGTGGCGGCCAGTTCCGCTTCGACGGCGAGCAGATGAACGCGCACGTCGTCCAGCTCTGGCTGCTTGCGGTCGGCTTCCTGGTTCATGCACTGGCGATCGTCTCGCGGCAGTACGAATCGGTGCGCCTGCTGCTCACGGCCAGCCATCGCCATGCACGCAGCCTGGCCGGGCGGCTGATGCAGGGACAGGAAGAAGAACGCTCGCGCATCGCGCGCGAACTGCACGACGACGTCAACCAGCAGATCGCCTCGCTGGCCATCGCCGTCAGCAGCCTCAAGCGGCTGTCGCCGGACCCGGTCGCCAGCGGCCTGGACGAACTGCACCTGTCCATGCTCCGGCTGTCGGAGGACGTGCGGCGGATCTCGCACAACCTGCATCCGGGTCTGCTGGAACACGTCGGGCTGGGCGCCGCGCTGGACGTGCTCGTGCGCGAGGCGGCCGAGCGCTGGGACGGACAGATCCTCTACGAGTGGGAGCCCGGTACATCCCGGCCGGGTACCGAGGCCACGGTGTGCATGTACCGCATCGCGCAGGAGGCGCTGCGCAACGCGATCGCGCATTCGCAGGCGCGGCACATCCGCGTGCAGCTGGAAGCCGGCGGGGACGGCTACCTGCTGGTGGTGGAAGACGACGGCATCGGCTTCGACCTCGAACAGATCTACCTTGCCGGCGGGCTGGGCCTGCTGAGCATGCAGGAGCGGGCTGCGCTGCAGGGCGGGCGGATCATCATCGTCTCCAATCCTGGGGCGGGAACCCAGGTCCGGGCCAGCATCCCGCGCGAGGCCAGGCCATGA